The Peribacillus simplex genome contains a region encoding:
- the cdaA gene encoding diadenylate cyclase CdaA — protein MSLTNLTVWDYVVNFIDILLVWFVIYKLLTIIRGTKAIQLLKGIFVIVIVKSLSNLFGFNTLGWLMAQVMNWGVLAILVIFQPELRRALEQLGRGKLFARGTVPEENQQERLVEEILKASTYMAKRRIGALITIEKGTELGDYVETGIPLKSYISSELLINIFIPNTPLHDGAVILQNNQVAAAACYLPLSESPFISKELGTRHRAAIGMSEVTDSLTIVVSEETGGISVTKNGELYRDLNQESFRAMLTSELVVENIKSTSSSIFNWRGKKNG, from the coding sequence ATGTCTTTAACCAACTTGACTGTTTGGGACTATGTAGTAAATTTCATTGATATTCTCCTTGTATGGTTTGTGATATATAAATTGTTAACTATTATTCGGGGCACGAAGGCTATTCAGCTGCTAAAAGGAATTTTTGTAATTGTCATTGTAAAAAGCTTAAGCAACCTGTTTGGTTTCAATACACTCGGATGGTTAATGGCACAAGTCATGAATTGGGGAGTATTGGCGATTCTCGTCATTTTTCAACCTGAACTGAGAAGGGCACTAGAACAATTAGGACGCGGGAAGCTCTTTGCAAGGGGCACCGTTCCAGAAGAGAATCAGCAAGAGCGTTTAGTCGAAGAAATCCTAAAGGCGTCCACCTATATGGCAAAAAGGCGGATCGGAGCCTTGATTACGATAGAAAAAGGTACGGAGCTAGGGGATTATGTTGAAACGGGGATACCTCTAAAATCCTATATTTCTTCAGAATTGCTCATTAATATCTTCATCCCTAATACGCCGCTCCATGATGGCGCAGTTATTTTACAAAATAACCAGGTGGCAGCTGCAGCTTGCTATTTGCCATTATCAGAGAGTCCATTCATATCAAAGGAACTTGGCACACGGCATAGGGCAGCCATAGGCATGAGTGAAGTTACGGATAGTCTTACGATTGTCGTTTCAGAAGAAACGGGAGGGATATCCGTCACTAAAAACGGGGAACTTTACCGGGATTTGAATCAAGAATCATTTAGGGCCATGCTTACAAGTGAACTGGTAGTGGAAAACATCAAATCAACTTCCTCAAGCATCTTTAACTGGAGGGGGAAAAAGAATGGATAA
- a CDS encoding anti-sigma factor family protein: MNCHEEIIEYMHDYLDEDIKPEHKEVLREHLHNCAECRDYFHEMKKAVALVQSTSHIKAPDDFTAKVMAQLPKETKTTGAKRWFKSHPFMTAAAMFIILMTGSVFSTYNQDEHFSVSKQPNLVVEGETVIVPEGETVKGNVVVQNGNIQIDGEVEGDVTVINGHKYMSKAGNVTGSIHVIDQAFEWMWYKVKDTATSLVPAKEEKKE, encoded by the coding sequence ATGAACTGCCATGAGGAAATCATTGAATATATGCATGATTATTTAGATGAGGACATCAAACCGGAGCATAAAGAAGTTTTACGGGAGCACTTGCATAACTGTGCTGAATGCCGGGATTACTTTCATGAAATGAAAAAGGCGGTCGCTCTTGTACAAAGCACTTCCCATATAAAGGCCCCGGATGACTTTACAGCAAAGGTTATGGCTCAATTGCCAAAGGAAACGAAAACAACAGGTGCCAAACGTTGGTTCAAAAGCCATCCCTTCATGACAGCGGCAGCGATGTTCATCATATTGATGACAGGATCTGTTTTTTCCACTTATAATCAGGACGAACATTTTTCAGTATCAAAGCAGCCTAACTTAGTGGTCGAAGGTGAAACGGTGATTGTGCCTGAGGGTGAGACAGTCAAGGGAAATGTGGTAGTTCAAAATGGTAACATTCAAATAGATGGTGAAGTAGAGGGAGATGTGACAGTCATAAATGGGCATAAATATATGTCAAAAGCAGGGAATGTGACTGGGAGCATCCATGTTATTGACCAAGCTTTTGAGTGGATGTGGTATAAAGTAAAGGATACTGCAACCTCGCTGGTTCCTGCTAAAGAGGAGAAAAAGGAATAA